ggagaccatgcaaagacatctttgtactccttgaggagctgaatggtcttttcccggagtagaggcgttcctgcgaagccgatcttgaccgctctggatggatcatcttcgtataactgaacggtcattgagttcggctctgaagtgacttcggtcatctcgcttgcctctgactccggttgctgtgattgctatgcttgatggtgccgaactgattgctcggcacttttaagcgcaatctgcagacattcttttgctctcttttgatcacctcggatgaccgctatcccacctttagtggggatcttgatggtgaggtgataagtagagcaaacggcccgaactgtgttgagccagtctctccccaggatgatgttgtacggggaccgagctttcaccacaaagaactcgatcatcgtattggagcttgtaggcgcttttcccaccgtgatcggaaggctgataataccttcagggcgggtgtcctcctgggcgaaacttttcagaggaagtggagccggactgagccgagctggatccacttccattttatcaaaacattctttaaaaagaatgctgactgacgctcctgtatccacaaatactctgtggatcagtttgtttgccactccggcttgaatgacaatagcgtcttggtgaggagagatggctgggacgggatcggcgtctgaaaatgtaatcacttcgtctttcttcagccttttatgtgttggctcctcttgattggaacctctgcgttctgcttttagggacgacttagtcttcccggcagggagagcatcaatagtctggattactccatcatattgcggctcgtcgtcgtcttcgggatcctcatgctttttcggatcctgaggattgcagttcgcacctctctaccttttgttctttttcggctgcttgctttggtatttttttaacgttcctgttttcacaagaacatcaatacctgcagccaaatttcggcactcctcggtatcgtgaccgtgggtttgatggaaggagcaatattgatcctgaggtcgccgcgcggctgatttcgtcatccgctttggtctttcgaacatatcggaatgtagttcgaaaatttccgctcttgacttgttcagcggtacgaactgagcgggcggcttctcgggattgagacggggtcccaatctgtcttgcaccggagccctttgaattctttcaaatggagtccggcgaggatgtccctgatcgctatgatcgggcttccttctgtctcctcgggacgatgagctgtctaacgaccgtttgcgacggtctgcctcatcggcccgggagtactggtccacaatgtcccacatttcctgagctgtctgcggaccgcactcaacgagcttcctgtagagagctccgggcaggattccattttggaatgccgagatgacaagcagatcgttgagatcgtctacttgcaggcattccttgtggaatcttgtcataaagtcgctgattttttcgtcgcgaccttgacgaatggaaagcagctgagccgaagtaattcgggcttccgctttctgaaagaacctcctgtggaaagcatccattagatctcggtaggatctaatgctgccttgaggaaggctgtcgaaccaccttctggcgttcccgatgagcagctcggggaacagcttgcacatatggacctcattgagaccctggttcgccatgttatactgatagcgtcccaggaagtcatgaggatccaccaacccatcataagtcattgacggtgtccggtagttccgcggcaaaggagttcgggtgatatcgtccgagaacggagtctttaatgctccgtacatggcgaacccgacatctcttcggtacggaggagatggagttctcctgtggttccggtaccgaggaggaacaggaacatgtcggggttgaggattctttctcctggaagacacgtcactactgcggtagtgactttcatgcctagatgaggagggagaatccgtcgttgtcttctccggctgttggctcttctgcaggaaggttaagaactcctcctgcttctcggccaagaacagcttgacagcttcatttaaatcgggctgctgggaagactcggtgcgatgactcctggagtggcttgttccttcttcgtgagaaccggaggtagatgtctcccgaggccgtttttcagacctacgagctggactagctttctcacggttatcacgaacggtattatgggtagtgtgtgatctggtatgcatttttctggggtggaaaaagggtcaaaaatccgctttatcacaaatttggttctctgtttcccacagacggcgccagtgatgagtctgcgaattttcgatggcgatgaatgctggtagagaataaagatcacgacacaatgaatttacgtggttcgatttactgaggtaaatctacgtccacgggaagaaaagagggcagagttgtattgcttgatctgttttctacagcttacaatacagacttgctattttatatttgatctctagaaagcgagagagtctaaccctatctatctgatctaggttctatttatacaaaggaccaagatcgtggcatgcagcaccatttgctaggtagtggatgtcgtggagatcgtggcgaccttgcatgggtccactatcctgcatgagataatgactgcttgacaccactaaatagatcgtgggtgtaacggaagtcgtggagatcctgcatgagtccattATCTCCTAGTttggtcgaatactgagaccgaactaccgaattattgccgagcagcttttgccgatctgagagtagagcttgatgccgacctgagagcagagtttgattggttggcttttaccgagctgtaggctggagccgaactctttggttgtgccgaactgaactctttagtcatgccggactgatactctttagtcatgccgaactgatactctttcttgggctttaggctgatgggctttactgctgttgggcttgtttagtacgtactccatcaaccATCATCTCCCAAAAGCGCGTTTTCAAACTGGGCTTCTTCAGCCCCGCCAACACCACCACCCGCTACCTCGGCGTCTACTACGTCGTCTCCGAGGAAGCGGTGGTGTGGGTCGCCAACCGAGGCCGGCCCCTCAACGCCCCCTCCCGCGCCGCCGCAACGATATCTAAAGACGGAAATCTAGTCCTCATTGACTCCAAAAACGATACCATATGGTCAACTAATATAACAGCACCATCCGTGAACATCACGCTTCAGATACTGGACACTGGAAACCTCGTCCTCCGCGACAACGCGATGGGGGACGTGCTCTGGGAGTCCTTCTCGGATCCCTCGAGCGTCTTCCTCCCGACCATGAGGATCATCGACAACGTGGACACAGGGAAGAAGGTCGTCGTTTCTTCTTGGAAAAACGCCTCCAGTCCAGAAACAGGGGATTTCGCGTCTGGACTGGAGGCGCTGAATATCCCGCAGATGTTCACGTGGAACGACGGTCGGCCTTACTGGAGGAGCGGGCCGTGGAACGGCCTGATCCTGATTGGGGTGCAGGACATGTACTCACCGTACCTGGATGGGTTCAGCGTGGTGGATGATCACGCCGGCAGCTTCTACTTCATCGCGCCTCAGGTGAACTTCTTGATGAAAACCGACTTGAACTCTTCCGGGAGTTTGCTGCAGAAGCTGTGGAATGATGAGAAGAAGAGCTGGGATGTTACTTGGCTTGCGCCTTCGAATGAGTGTGATGTTTACGGGACTTGTGGGCCGTTCGGGAGCTGTGATATTCGGGCTACGAGCATGTGCTCTTGTCTGAGAGGGTTCGAGGCGGTTAATAGTGATGAATGGGGTAGTGGGAATTGGACTAATGGATGCCAGAGGGTGAATCAGTTGGAGTGTGATGCAGGGGGGCCAAATGGGGATGGATTTGTTAGGCTACCGTTTATGAAGGTTCCGGATTTCGCGGAACAGTTCACTCCTAGACAGGAGGATGAGTGCCGGAGCAGGTGTTTGGGGAACTGTTCTTGCATAGCGTATGCTTATGATGCGAAGATCGGATGTATGTTCTGGAGCGATACTTTGATTGACGTTCAGCAGTTTTCTGGTGTTGGTGTTGATCTTTACATTCGTCTCTCGCCTTCTGATTTCGGTATTTTTCAAACTATGCTTTTGGTAGCGTGTTTCTTGTAATGTATGTATTGGATTTAGTCATTTTAGTCCATGTTTATTGTAGGTAAGGAGAAGGACAAGAAGGTGTATATCATTATTCCGGTGGTGGTTGGTGTCGCGTGCATATCGGCTATGATCTTCGTCGCTTGGTGTTGGATGGTGAAGAGGAAAGGTACTGAGTTTGGTTTGTCCTTTAAAGTTATTGGTGACTAATGAATCCATCTTGTGAAATTAGGGCAAAAACCAGAGCAGAAAAAGGTGTTCCAAGCAGAGCAAACATTTCCATCAGATTCAACTGCAATAGTAATGAAGCAGGAATCAGAGGTAGACAGTATAGAGGAGTTGCCATTGTTTAGTTTTGAGACGGTTGCGAATGCAACGGATCAGTTTAACGAAGACAATCTTCTCGGGAAGGGCGGTTTTGGTCCTGTTTATAAGGTACAAACAAACTTCTCCATCTCTTGCATGGGTTGTTTGTTGTTGGAGCTAACACTAGTTCTTGTTTTATTTCATTAAGGGAAATTTGGGTGGTGGGAAAGAAATCGCGGTGAAGAGGCTATCGGCCGCATCTGGACAAGGGGGTCACGAGTTCAAGAATGAAGTGATCGTGATTTCCAAACTCCAGCACAGGAATCTCGTCCGGTTGCTGGGATATTGTGtggagaaagaagagaagaTGTTGATCTACGAGTACATGCCAAACAAAAGCTTGGACTTTTGCCTCTTTGGTATGTTATCGATTATAAGTTGTTACAGACCAAACATGAGAAATCATCTCAGTGTTTTGAGACAACTTCTCGTGTCTGGTCTGTAATGCTACCCAATCCTGTTACTTTTAAGTCTTATAGATTTGGTTTGTGTTTGTGTAGACGATAGCAATCCATCGAAGAAGGTTCTAGATTGGAGGAAGCGTTTGA
This DNA window, taken from Salvia splendens isolate huo1 chromosome 18, SspV2, whole genome shotgun sequence, encodes the following:
- the LOC121777097 gene encoding G-type lectin S-receptor-like serine/threonine-protein kinase At1g11330 — translated: MNISIIKRFLHQFTAFSLLFLPLLCKSLDTDTISPGVVIRDPDTIISQKRVFKLGFFSPANTTTRYLGVYYVVSEEAVVWVANRGRPLNAPSRAAATISKDGNLVLIDSKNDTIWSTNITAPSVNITLQILDTGNLVLRDNAMGDVLWESFSDPSSVFLPTMRIIDNVDTGKKVVVSSWKNASSPETGDFASGLEALNIPQMFTWNDGRPYWRSGPWNGLILIGVQDMYSPYLDGFSVVDDHAGSFYFIAPQVNFLMKTDLNSSGSLLQKLWNDEKKSWDVTWLAPSNECDVYGTCGPFGSCDIRATSMCSCLRGFEAVNSDEWGSGNWTNGCQRVNQLECDAGGPNGDGFVRLPFMKVPDFAEQFTPRQEDECRSRCLGNCSCIAYAYDAKIGCMFWSDTLIDVQQFSGVGVDLYIRLSPSDFGKEKDKKVYIIIPVVVGVACISAMIFVAWCWMVKRKGQKPEQKKVFQAEQTFPSDSTAIVMKQESEVDSIEELPLFSFETVANATDQFNEDNLLGKGGFGPVYKGNLGGGKEIAVKRLSAASGQGGHEFKNEVIVISKLQHRNLVRLLGYCVEKEEKMLIYEYMPNKSLDFCLFDDSNPSKKVLDWRKRLNIIEGIGRGLLYLHRDSRLKIIHRDLKPSNVLLDEDWNPKISDFGMARIFGGDQEHDNTARVVGTYGYMAPEYAMEGRFSEKSDVYSFGVLMLEILKGKKNAHFYNHEWSLGLIGCAWRLWSEGDGLAFADEGIASSDSKGEMERCIHIALLCVQEFPKDRPTIQTVLSMLSREIVELPAPEQPMFDEKWNGLPVGTTVAAGELGHSVNELTITAIDGR